Proteins encoded within one genomic window of Bombina bombina isolate aBomBom1 chromosome 1, aBomBom1.pri, whole genome shotgun sequence:
- the LOC128659499 gene encoding gamma-crystallin 1-like, whose protein sequence is MGKIIFYEDKNFQGRSYECNCDSIDLHSYFSRCNSIRVENGNWIIYEHPNYKGHQYFLKKGDYPDFQQWLGFNDSIRSCRLTPQHRGSFKIKVYEKENFGGHMMEFTEDCPHIYEQFKNTDIYSCSIPEGQWIFYEEPNYKGQQYYLKPGDYRRFSDWGASSPKVGSLRRVLEFK, encoded by the exons ATGGGGAAG atTATTTTCTATGAGGACAAGAACTTTCAAGGCCGttcctatgagtgtaactgtgattCCATTGACCTACACTCATACTTCAGCCGCTGCAACTCCATTCGTGTTGAAAATGGAAACTGGATTATCTATGAACATCCCAATTACAAAGGGCATCAATATTTCCTGAAGAAGGGAGACTATCCTGACTTCCAGCAGTGGTTGGGTTTCAATGATTCCATCAGGTCCTGCCGTTTAACACCACAA CATCGCGGTTCCTTTAAGATCAAAGTGTATGAAAAGGAGAATTTTGGCGGTCATATGATGGAGTTCACAGAAGACTGTCCTCATATCTACGAACAATTTAAAAATACTGACATCTACTCTTGCAGTATACCTGAAGGTCAGTGGATCTTCTATGAAGAACCCAACTACAAAGGACAACAGTACTACCTGAAGCCTGGAGATTATAGACGATTCTCTGATTGGGGGGCCAGTAGCCCCAAAGTGGGTTCCTTACGAAGAGTATTGGAGTTTAAATAA